The DNA segment GAGGACTTCTACAAGAAGTTCTACCGGCGCGAGAACGTGTTCATCGCGACGACGGTGAGCGCGGCGGCGGAGCAGAAGGCGATCGCAGCGGCGCTGCCAGCGGGCGGCACGGCGACTCCGGCGCGCGAGGTGCACCCGGCGCCCATCCGCGGACGCGAGTTGATGATCGTGACGCAGCCGAACGCCATCGCGACCGGCATCCACCTGGGCTTCCCCATCGACGTGAAGCGCGGCGACCCGGACTACTGGCCGCTGTTCGTGGCCAACGTGTTCCTCGGGACGCACCGCGACAGCTTCGGGAAGCTGTACCAGGACATCCGCGAAGAGCGCGGCTACAACTACGGCGACTACTCCTACATCGAGTACCTGGCGGGGCGGCCGTTCTTCCTGTTCCCGCCGCCGACCACGCCGCGCACCGCGCAGTACTTCTCCATCTGGATCCGGCCGGTGGGGACGCAGTACACGCACTTCCTCACCAAGGCGGCGACGGCGGAGCTCGACAACCTGATCAAGACCGGCATGACCGCCGAGCAGGTGGAGGCGGCGAAGAACAAGGCGCGCACACTCTACCTCAAGTATTCCGACTCGAAGTCGCGGCAGCTCGGCTACAAGCTCGACGACATGTTCTACGGCATGCGCGACCAGGGCTACCTCGACGCGATGCTGGCGAACCTGAAGGCGGTGACGCCGGAGCAGGTGAACGCGGCCATCAAGAAACATCTGCAAACGGCGAACCTGAAATACGTGATCGTGACGAACGCGGCGGAGGGCGAGAAGCTGGCCAACGACATCGCGAACAACACCAACGTCACCAGCAAGACGCTGGCGGAGTACCACATCACCGAGCCCATCCCGGCGGAGAAGCAGGCGATGCTGAAGCAGGACGAGGAGTGGA comes from the Terriglobales bacterium genome and includes:
- a CDS encoding pitrilysin family protein, producing MFTKPSRLTAVLILLGAVCMAQSAPMKAKAGAAKASRNASANLVALPSPSPLYQIQIMVRAGSANDPVGKEGLAALVSDALLEGGFGDPKNPVTKEKLAEITRPWGEAAMPQIRVDKQATTVSVTVPKENLRQFLAQVLRPMLQKPLFDEKEVERLKKEALVNIQSRLRFEQQELLGLLALDDYIFSGTVLGHTPAGTVQGLKSITRKDLEDFYKKFYRRENVFIATTVSAAAEQKAIAAALPAGGTATPAREVHPAPIRGRELMIVTQPNAIATGIHLGFPIDVKRGDPDYWPLFVANVFLGTHRDSFGKLYQDIREERGYNYGDYSYIEYLAGRPFFLFPPPTTPRTAQYFSIWIRPVGTQYTHFLTKAATAELDNLIKTGMTAEQVEAAKNKARTLYLKYSDSKSRQLGYKLDDMFYGMRDQGYLDAMLANLKAVTPEQVNAAIKKHLQTANLKYVIVTNAAEGEKLANDIANNTNVTSKTLAEYHITEPIPAEKQAMLKQDEEW